One Calditrichia bacterium DNA window includes the following coding sequences:
- the atpF gene encoding F0F1 ATP synthase subunit B — protein sequence MELLSLNPGMFIWSVITFVAVVIVLRAVAWKPILDAVESREKTISDALQRAEQARTESEKLLAEQQRQLNAVQDEIKAMRDESKKVAEKTAQSIVSEAQAEATKLMQRAKEDIDKERQSAVASLRQEVADIVVDATSKLIGVVVDKSQHQKLIDDSISSFGKKNVN from the coding sequence ATGGAATTATTAAGCTTAAATCCCGGTATGTTCATTTGGTCGGTTATTACGTTTGTTGCTGTCGTTATTGTTTTGCGGGCAGTGGCGTGGAAGCCGATTTTGGACGCCGTGGAAAGCCGTGAGAAAACTATCAGTGATGCTTTGCAGCGAGCGGAACAAGCTCGAACTGAATCTGAAAAGTTGCTTGCGGAACAACAGCGTCAGTTAAATGCTGTTCAGGATGAAATTAAGGCAATGCGCGATGAAAGCAAAAAAGTGGCTGAAAAAACAGCCCAAAGTATTGTTTCTGAAGCGCAGGCCGAAGCTACAAAGCTCATGCAGCGTGCAAAGGAAGATATTGACAAAGAACGTCAGTCGGCTGTTGCATCGTTGCGGCAGGAAGTAGCGGACATTGTGGTTGATGCCACATCCAAATTGATCGGTGTGGTCGTCGATAAATCACAACATCAAAAACTGATCGACGATTCTATCTCGTCGTTTGGTAAGAAAAACGTTAATTAG
- the atpE gene encoding ATP synthase F0 subunit C has protein sequence MTSVALAWLAAGLGAGLAVIGAAIGIGRIGGQAVEGMARQPEAGGDIRTAMIIAAALIEGAAFFGLVICFLLGTKV, from the coding sequence ATGACAAGTGTCGCTTTAGCATGGTTGGCAGCAGGTCTTGGAGCCGGATTGGCTGTAATTGGCGCTGCAATTGGTATCGGACGTATTGGTGGTCAGGCAGTTGAAGGAATGGCACGTCAACCGGAAGCCGGTGGCGATATTCGTACTGCAATGATTATTGCTGCAGCGTTGATTGAAGGTGCTGCATTCTTTGGATTGGTTATCTGCTTCTTGCTCGGAACCAAAGTCTGA
- a CDS encoding peptidoglycan DD-metalloendopeptidase family protein — MHKKDKKKYLNILLVPDNQEAPPKSFRLKYSTLNFIVVFLAVALVSVVFGIVTYSRVLQAALEKAERENELTQLREQLKVGYELQAQLDTIKAYKDKVRNSLQGYIKFAERAREQSYDPETLVETQAKATLLTTLPLKSPVVGFVSQEFRWPEHPGLDIVAKEGVPIQAAGDGKVLFSGWTNDFGYSIILYHPGGYLTYYSHNSQNLVSIHQEVSQGDVIGLVGNSGISSGPHLHFEIWKNGKPQNPRLYLMDLNNLGE; from the coding sequence GTGCATAAGAAAGACAAAAAAAAGTATTTAAACATATTGTTGGTGCCGGATAATCAGGAAGCGCCGCCTAAAAGTTTCCGTCTGAAATACTCGACGCTCAATTTTATTGTTGTGTTTTTGGCTGTTGCTTTGGTTAGTGTTGTGTTCGGTATCGTCACGTATAGTCGCGTTTTACAAGCTGCACTCGAAAAAGCAGAACGTGAAAATGAACTTACTCAGCTTCGTGAGCAGTTGAAAGTTGGGTATGAATTGCAGGCTCAGCTCGATACAATCAAAGCATATAAAGATAAGGTTCGCAATAGTTTACAAGGTTACATAAAATTTGCCGAGCGTGCCCGGGAACAATCTTATGATCCTGAAACGCTGGTTGAAACGCAAGCAAAAGCTACGCTTTTAACCACACTTCCGCTAAAATCGCCGGTTGTCGGATTTGTATCTCAAGAGTTTCGCTGGCCAGAACATCCCGGATTAGATATTGTTGCCAAAGAGGGAGTGCCTATTCAGGCTGCAGGTGATGGAAAAGTGCTGTTTAGTGGGTGGACAAATGATTTTGGATACTCGATAATTTTATACCATCCGGGCGGGTATTTAACGTATTATAGTCACAATTCGCAAAATTTGGTTAGTATTCACCAGGAAGTGAGCCAGGGTGATGTGATTGGTTTAGTGGGTAATTCCGGAATTTCTTCGGGTCCCCACTTGCATTTCGAAATTTGGAAAAATGGTAAACCGCAGAATCCTCGGTTATATCTCATGGATTTGAACAATTTAGGAGAATAA
- a CDS encoding ParB/RepB/Spo0J family partition protein, with protein sequence MLEIALIENVQREQLNPIELGKGYQQLIDECGLTQEEVAKKIGKDRTTVSNVIRLLKLPSKIQESLQKGSLREGHARALLSVADEKEQEKIWKKAVNENLSVRSVEQLARKAQEKVKSKSPEKTAQQRKSAYNNRIESKLREKFGTQVKLRTKKEGGSIEIVYYSSEDLERLMDILDQIKF encoded by the coding sequence ATGCTGGAAATCGCATTGATCGAAAATGTGCAGCGGGAGCAATTAAATCCCATCGAATTAGGCAAAGGTTACCAACAATTAATCGATGAATGCGGCTTGACCCAGGAAGAAGTCGCCAAAAAAATAGGCAAAGACCGGACGACAGTTTCCAATGTTATTCGCTTATTAAAATTGCCATCGAAAATTCAGGAAAGCTTGCAAAAAGGCAGTTTGCGGGAAGGTCATGCCCGGGCATTGTTGAGCGTTGCCGATGAAAAAGAGCAGGAAAAAATCTGGAAAAAAGCGGTCAACGAAAATCTATCCGTTCGTTCGGTTGAACAGCTTGCCCGAAAAGCCCAGGAAAAAGTAAAAAGCAAATCGCCGGAAAAAACCGCACAGCAACGAAAATCCGCTTACAATAATCGAATTGAAAGTAAATTGCGTGAAAAATTTGGCACGCAGGTAAAATTGCGCACCAAAAAAGAAGGCGGCTCCATCGAGATCGTGTATTATTCGAGTGAAGATTTGGAGCGTTTGATGGATATTCTGGATCAAATTAAGTTTTAG
- a CDS encoding ParB/RepB/Spo0J family partition protein: MRGKAHLGKGLHALIPTDIETVPAVTGEAIQELEVALITANPFQPRINFDDAAFEDLKRSIREKGVIQPVLVRPMGDGNFQLVAGERRLRATIDLGIKKFRLSSKKLLRMRKCWKSH; the protein is encoded by the coding sequence ATGAGAGGTAAAGCGCATCTCGGCAAGGGGCTTCACGCACTTATTCCAACCGACATCGAAACAGTGCCGGCCGTTACCGGCGAAGCCATTCAGGAATTGGAAGTTGCACTTATTACAGCCAACCCGTTTCAACCACGAATCAATTTTGATGATGCCGCATTTGAAGATCTGAAACGCTCCATTCGGGAAAAAGGTGTGATTCAGCCTGTATTGGTTCGTCCGATGGGTGATGGGAATTTTCAGCTGGTTGCCGGGGAACGGCGGCTGCGTGCAACAATCGATCTTGGTATCAAAAAATTCCGGCTTTCGTCAAAGAAATTACTTCGGATGAGGAAATGCTGGAAATCGCATTGA
- a CDS encoding polymer-forming cytoskeletal protein gives MAFQKIGKSNTEYTGQNELNIINAGTFLEGTIETKGSVQINGKLKGLIKAGDEVRVGRSGEIFGEIYAKNARIAGKVEGNIYIEERLTLEDTSSLNGNLSAGKLIIDEGAFFNGHADMSGNKLKALTNGKGDYEKTGAGNKEQARDDVRK, from the coding sequence ATGGCATTTCAGAAAATCGGTAAAAGCAATACGGAATATACCGGTCAAAACGAATTGAACATCATTAACGCAGGCACCTTCCTCGAAGGTACGATTGAAACCAAAGGCAGTGTGCAGATTAATGGAAAACTTAAAGGACTTATCAAAGCCGGAGATGAAGTCCGGGTTGGTCGTTCCGGCGAAATTTTTGGCGAAATTTATGCGAAAAATGCCCGGATTGCCGGTAAAGTTGAAGGCAATATATATATTGAAGAACGGTTAACGTTGGAAGATACATCTTCGCTGAACGGTAATTTGTCGGCGGGTAAATTGATTATTGATGAAGGCGCATTTTTCAACGGGCACGCCGATATGTCCGGAAACAAACTGAAAGCGCTGACAAATGGTAAAGGCGATTACGAGAAAACCGGTGCTGGCAACAAAGAGCAAGCCCGTGATGATGTCCGCAAATAA
- a CDS encoding tandem-95 repeat protein: MWQKPRLVAKWLIFLLFLTCSSGSKLFAQTTYTWKSDSIGSWQNADMWIPTGIPGSNDGVIIGSGIVSMENATITIREITLSGGTLTAAGAKLTVTERFSWLNGNMLGDTLSATLTDTVEVGENADFIIQGSGARNVAKFYIRSYGYTTWNTSNSLELARGSIFENTPTATFEMQSDRRIKGVQPDPGMFISHGTLVKSAGSSRSFIEVLMEISGNIDLNAGSLQLDGGGSLANLSATVVSGSELLIRDEPFSLDSAVFSGNGTVTINDAPITLGTGDISIGSGITLSLLSSGTALTGDADLVIDGVLNWNRGKITGNGAIINNNLIQITGDRSKTIGKNLVNNGIIDWTEGGGLNFENGASLTNAPAASFNIIGDGNILLSSGTGSKLINNGTVSKTQTTGNTTIGLELHNRGAFNINSGSIQLTETRDSTGTIQIDSGTTLELLDGSHKFLENARISGPGLLVISGDSVLFDGTYHGTGEFRIDGGVVTFDQPDTVQQLSMNGGTLNGNGALVVAGAFNWLDGDIEGDSDIRLKSTTAMIGTSSNVKYIRDRTVINEGSLVWSGNADLRLNRDAEIINETGATLTVQTDADVLKEFGAPLGGLITNRGTLIKSLSEGTTTIEADLQNSGEMAIRSGTLRFNQQIVNAGSGIISGTDTLNVQNATFTNNGVVRPGHPVGSLRVVNDLPTSISSVIDLEIQGVTPGFTYDQLQINSTAFLGGTLKFSVKSGFTPALTDTFFVMTYASYSGAFANVTGPGGSTFSSGYKNNRFYITNINLLNAAPVALDDAFTILEDHPSLLNVLANDSDPDNDPLSVSVVTSPAHGTVSVVADTSFLYTPAANFFGADSFDYEVSDPDNATNIATVYITVQPANDPPVITTLPDITFDETETYTIDLDDFVSDADHGDNELSWSATVLTAQKQDGKPVTKSEAMEPEVATIELVNVDTSDLQISIDPATHIASFTGSSVGLNVFTVRFAVSDPVGFSDTDTISVTVTGTLSPPVLVNPISDAVFNEDSGPVVVANDLNTVFSNPETTPLVFSAVSLNSNIQTILQGDQLSVVASQNYNGNGTVIVSANNTISTSDTFLVTVLSVNDRPVVNLPNVAFPADDIYQLDLDNFVIDVDNPDAVLLWTAQVLTSTTGNPNDLTISIDPVSHVAAFSVTSGNFGTYSARFNVMDPGGLSAADTITVSVTEFFVNTAPMVVNPVPDAQFPEDASPKRLPAKLSDVFFDPDINQTLTFSVSSNRSDIVAIVLGDSVQISYPPDFNGSGSVFITATDDSSATASDTVQVTILPVNDPPQISGLAQQLTFPANAFVTINLWIAVSDPETADSLLSYSFSSTNDSVLFSFNAANGDLTLSAHPAFGGTANLFVTVSDSQNASASDTISVTVQPVSGIDDVVSIPQSIALHQNYPNPFNPETTIKFQLPVATTVRLVIYNMLGQQVRELLNTALAAGYHSARWNGFDDRGNPVTSGIYFYRMEIAGLNETVTGQHLIRKMILMK; this comes from the coding sequence ATGTGGCAGAAACCACGATTGGTTGCAAAATGGCTGATATTTTTGCTATTTCTGACTTGTTCTTCCGGTAGCAAATTATTTGCCCAAACAACCTACACCTGGAAAAGCGACAGCATCGGTAGTTGGCAAAATGCCGACATGTGGATTCCCACAGGCATTCCCGGTAGCAACGATGGTGTGATCATCGGTTCCGGCATTGTTTCGATGGAAAACGCCACGATAACCATCAGGGAAATTACGCTTTCCGGCGGAACGTTAACCGCAGCCGGCGCAAAACTGACTGTTACCGAACGGTTCAGTTGGCTGAACGGCAATATGCTCGGCGATACTCTTTCTGCTACACTAACGGATACTGTGGAGGTCGGAGAAAATGCAGATTTTATCATTCAGGGTTCGGGTGCACGCAACGTTGCCAAATTTTACATCCGTAGCTACGGATACACCACCTGGAACACATCAAACTCGCTGGAACTCGCCCGTGGTTCCATTTTCGAAAATACACCAACGGCAACGTTTGAGATGCAGAGCGATCGCCGGATAAAGGGAGTGCAACCTGATCCGGGAATGTTTATTTCGCACGGGACACTCGTTAAATCGGCGGGTAGCAGCCGTAGTTTCATCGAAGTATTGATGGAAATTAGCGGAAATATCGATCTCAACGCAGGAAGCCTGCAACTGGACGGCGGCGGAAGCCTCGCTAATCTATCGGCAACTGTTGTTTCCGGCAGTGAGTTGCTCATCCGCGATGAGCCATTTTCGCTGGATAGCGCCGTTTTTTCCGGCAACGGCACAGTAACGATCAACGATGCACCAATTACCCTCGGCACCGGCGACATTTCCATTGGCAGTGGCATTACATTATCGCTGCTCAGCAGCGGCACGGCATTGACCGGCGATGCCGATCTGGTTATCGATGGCGTTCTCAACTGGAATCGTGGAAAAATCACCGGAAACGGTGCGATCATCAACAATAATCTCATTCAAATTACCGGCGACCGGAGCAAAACCATTGGTAAAAATCTGGTCAACAACGGCATCATCGATTGGACGGAGGGCGGCGGTCTCAATTTTGAAAACGGCGCTTCGCTGACCAACGCGCCAGCCGCATCTTTCAATATTATTGGCGATGGGAACATTTTGCTGAGCAGCGGCACCGGCAGTAAGTTGATCAACAACGGAACGGTCAGCAAAACGCAGACAACCGGAAACACCACCATCGGGCTCGAGTTGCACAATCGCGGCGCGTTCAATATCAACAGCGGCAGCATCCAGTTGACAGAAACCCGCGACTCAACGGGAACCATCCAAATTGACAGCGGAACAACCCTGGAATTGCTGGACGGCAGTCACAAATTTCTCGAAAACGCCCGAATCAGTGGTCCCGGATTGTTGGTAATTTCGGGAGATTCCGTTTTATTTGACGGAACATATCACGGCACCGGAGAATTTCGCATCGACGGCGGCGTGGTCACATTTGATCAGCCGGATACGGTGCAACAATTATCGATGAACGGCGGCACGTTAAACGGCAACGGCGCGTTGGTTGTTGCCGGTGCGTTCAATTGGCTGGACGGTGATATCGAAGGCGATAGCGACATCCGGCTGAAATCCACTACCGCGATGATCGGCACTTCATCGAATGTCAAATATATTCGCGATCGCACTGTCATCAACGAAGGCAGCCTGGTTTGGAGCGGTAACGCCGATTTGCGGTTGAACCGCGATGCGGAAATTATCAACGAAACCGGCGCAACACTGACCGTTCAGACGGACGCAGATGTGCTCAAAGAATTCGGCGCGCCGTTGGGCGGGCTCATTACCAATCGCGGTACGCTCATCAAATCACTCAGCGAAGGCACCACAACGATAGAAGCGGATTTGCAAAATTCTGGTGAAATGGCCATTCGCAGCGGAACGCTCCGTTTCAATCAGCAAATTGTCAACGCGGGCAGCGGCATCATTTCCGGAACGGATACGCTGAATGTGCAAAACGCAACATTCACCAATAATGGCGTGGTTCGTCCGGGCCATCCGGTCGGCAGTTTGCGAGTCGTTAACGATTTACCGACATCCATCAGCAGCGTTATCGATTTGGAAATACAGGGTGTTACACCCGGTTTTACTTACGATCAGTTGCAGATAAACAGCACCGCATTTTTGGGCGGAACACTGAAATTCTCCGTTAAAAGCGGATTTACGCCGGCACTGACGGATACGTTTTTTGTGATGACTTATGCCAGCTACAGCGGTGCTTTCGCCAATGTTACCGGTCCGGGCGGCAGCACATTTTCTTCGGGATACAAAAATAACCGGTTTTACATCACCAACATCAATTTGCTGAATGCTGCGCCAGTGGCGCTCGATGATGCATTCACCATTTTGGAAGATCACCCATCGCTGCTGAATGTTTTGGCGAACGACAGCGACCCGGATAACGACCCGTTGAGCGTTTCCGTGGTAACCTCCCCGGCGCATGGCACTGTCAGCGTCGTCGCCGATACATCATTTTTATATACGCCTGCGGCAAATTTTTTTGGCGCGGATTCGTTCGATTACGAAGTGAGCGATCCGGATAACGCAACAAATATCGCAACCGTTTACATCACGGTTCAACCAGCAAACGATCCGCCGGTGATTACAACACTACCCGACATAACTTTTGATGAAACAGAAACTTACACCATCGATTTGGATGATTTTGTGAGCGACGCCGATCACGGCGACAACGAGCTGAGCTGGTCTGCAACTGTTCTCACAGCCCAAAAACAGGACGGGAAGCCAGTAACAAAATCGGAAGCGATGGAACCGGAAGTTGCAACCATTGAATTGGTGAATGTCGATACATCGGATTTGCAAATCAGCATCGATCCGGCAACACATATCGCCAGTTTTACGGGCAGTTCTGTAGGGCTGAACGTATTTACTGTTAGATTCGCAGTATCCGATCCGGTCGGGTTCAGCGATACGGACACCATTTCTGTGACGGTCACCGGTACGCTGTCGCCGCCGGTGCTGGTCAATCCCATCAGCGACGCGGTATTTAACGAAGACAGCGGACCGGTTGTGGTTGCTAACGATTTGAACACGGTGTTCAGCAACCCGGAAACGACGCCGCTCGTTTTCAGCGCGGTGTCATTAAACAGCAATATTCAGACAATTTTGCAGGGCGATCAGCTGTCGGTAGTGGCATCGCAAAATTACAATGGCAACGGCACTGTTATCGTTTCCGCCAATAACACGATCAGCACATCGGATACTTTTTTGGTGACTGTTTTATCGGTGAACGATCGTCCGGTGGTCAATTTGCCAAATGTCGCGTTTCCGGCGGATGATATTTACCAACTCGATCTCGACAATTTTGTGATTGATGTAGATAATCCGGACGCAGTGCTGCTTTGGACAGCGCAAGTACTCACCTCGACCACCGGAAATCCCAACGATCTCACGATATCAATCGATCCGGTTTCACACGTTGCGGCATTTTCTGTAACATCAGGTAATTTTGGCACTTACAGCGCCAGATTTAACGTAATGGATCCCGGCGGTTTGAGCGCTGCGGATACTATCACTGTCAGCGTCACAGAATTTTTTGTGAACACTGCGCCGATGGTTGTCAACCCGGTTCCCGATGCGCAATTCCCGGAAGATGCATCGCCAAAACGGCTGCCGGCAAAACTGAGCGACGTATTTTTTGATCCCGATATCAACCAGACACTGACATTTTCGGTGAGTTCGAACCGTTCGGATATTGTGGCAATTGTGCTGGGCGACAGCGTGCAAATCAGCTATCCGCCCGATTTCAACGGGAGCGGCTCGGTGTTTATCACTGCAACGGACGACAGCAGCGCTACCGCCAGCGATACGGTGCAGGTAACAATTCTGCCGGTCAACGATCCACCGCAAATTAGCGGATTGGCACAGCAACTCACTTTCCCGGCAAACGCATTTGTGACGATCAATTTGTGGATCGCAGTGTCTGATCCCGAAACAGCAGATTCGCTTTTAAGCTATTCCTTTTCTTCAACGAATGATTCAGTGCTGTTCAGCTTTAACGCAGCAAATGGCGATTTAACACTTTCTGCACACCCGGCATTCGGCGGAACCGCGAATTTGTTCGTAACCGTTAGCGATTCGCAAAACGCCTCCGCCAGCGATACGATCAGCGTTACGGTTCAACCGGTTTCGGGCATCGATGATGTTGTATCGATTCCTCAAAGTATTGCGTTACATCAAAATTATCCCAATCCATTTAACCCGGAAACTACCATAAAATTTCAGTTACCGGTAGCGACAACTGTTCGGTTGGTCATTTACAATATGCTCGGTCAGCAAGTTCGCGAATTGCTGAATACGGCGTTGGCAGCCGGTTACCACAGTGCTCGCTGGAATGGATTTGATGATCGCGGCAATCCCGTAACCAGCGGCATTTATTTTTACCGGATGGAAATCGCGGGGCTTAACGAAACTGTTACAGGTCAACACCTCATCCGTAAGATGATCCTGATGAAATAA
- a CDS encoding AtpZ/AtpI family protein yields MMSANNDGGAPVKNTDKSYRKRGKKSFVEVLREAAPLLHFGWTLVTLIVVFAYLGNYLDGKWETGPWMMLAGLIFAIIAGFYIFFKLVSKFNQNTSKR; encoded by the coding sequence ATGATGTCCGCAAATAACGACGGTGGCGCTCCGGTCAAAAATACGGACAAGTCGTATCGAAAAAGAGGGAAGAAATCGTTTGTCGAAGTGCTGCGAGAGGCTGCGCCGTTGCTGCATTTCGGATGGACATTGGTTACTTTGATCGTTGTTTTCGCCTACCTTGGAAATTATCTGGATGGAAAATGGGAAACCGGCCCGTGGATGATGTTGGCCGGTTTAATTTTTGCTATCATTGCCGGGTTTTACATTTTTTTTAAACTGGTTTCTAAATTCAATCAAAACACTTCCAAGAGATGA
- a CDS encoding tetratricopeptide repeat protein, whose protein sequence is MSYIKSLKFFCFFTWWITFFVAFSATNAQTLTDSLRKEIHLGIDETINNQFSKAEIRFRRLIARYPEHPAGYFYTGATIQAEILDREDYARQQEFDDLMEKTVQTAEALYDSLQNDPWLFFLEGSAHLYRSFMSSKRGKSWAAYRNATRGVNRLEKSLAIDSTFFDAYMGVGSYKYWKSSKTKGLSWLPFVSDDREKGIRMVNTSIENGEFVSSFGKDQLAWIYIDAGRMEDAEELALQNCHRYPESRFFKWTLVEIYFRSKQFDRAYQLYQELLDTVRSIDGNNHYNETDCLLKMAEIDVQRGDFLLAEKKLDELLAITVPEAMQQRLEKRYKRARELKKHCRNELAKSE, encoded by the coding sequence ATGTCATATATCAAATCTCTGAAGTTTTTCTGTTTTTTTACATGGTGGATAACGTTTTTTGTCGCTTTCTCCGCGACAAATGCACAAACGCTGACGGACTCACTCCGGAAAGAGATTCATTTGGGAATTGATGAAACGATCAACAACCAATTTAGCAAAGCGGAAATCCGCTTTCGCAGGCTGATCGCGAGATACCCGGAGCATCCGGCTGGATATTTTTACACCGGCGCCACCATTCAGGCAGAAATTCTGGATCGGGAAGATTACGCCCGTCAACAGGAATTTGATGATCTGATGGAAAAAACCGTGCAAACTGCGGAAGCGTTATACGACTCGCTGCAAAACGATCCCTGGTTGTTTTTTTTGGAGGGGAGCGCCCATTTGTATCGCAGTTTTATGAGCAGCAAACGCGGCAAATCCTGGGCAGCTTACCGGAACGCAACCCGTGGCGTGAATCGTTTGGAAAAAAGTTTGGCCATCGATTCCACCTTTTTTGATGCCTACATGGGTGTCGGCAGTTATAAGTACTGGAAAAGCAGTAAAACCAAAGGGTTAAGCTGGTTACCTTTTGTATCGGATGATCGTGAAAAGGGCATTCGAATGGTTAATACTTCCATCGAAAATGGTGAATTTGTCAGCTCGTTCGGAAAGGATCAACTGGCGTGGATTTATATCGATGCCGGACGGATGGAAGATGCCGAAGAATTGGCGTTACAAAATTGTCATCGCTATCCCGAAAGCCGTTTTTTCAAATGGACATTGGTGGAAATTTATTTTCGCAGCAAACAATTTGACCGGGCGTATCAATTATATCAGGAATTGCTGGATACCGTGCGATCGATCGATGGCAACAATCATTACAACGAAACAGATTGTCTGCTGAAAATGGCAGAAATTGACGTGCAGCGCGGGGATTTTTTGCTTGCCGAAAAAAAGCTGGATGAATTACTGGCAATCACAGTTCCGGAAGCCATGCAACAACGACTTGAAAAACGTTATAAACGGGCCCGGGAATTAAAAAAACATTGCCGAAATGAACTTGCAAAATCGGAATAA
- a CDS encoding ParA family protein, translating to MGIIVAVANQKGGVGKTTTAVNLASCLAVAEKNVLLIDVDPQANATSGLGIDSRGLEKSVYDVFVNNEDISKIVMSTKVPNLSLIPSHINLVGTEVELVQVIAREKILKEQIRTIQQDYDYIIIDCPPSLGILTLNSLTAADSVLIPIQCEYYALEGLSKLLNTIRLVQRHLNRKLGIYGVLLTMYDRRLNLCNQVEKEVRDYFKEKVFQTAIMRNVRLSEAPSFGLPIVMFDATSSGAENYMKLAEEVLAKESVIQ from the coding sequence ATGGGGATCATTGTAGCAGTTGCAAATCAAAAAGGCGGCGTAGGTAAAACAACCACCGCAGTTAACCTGGCTTCCTGTCTTGCTGTCGCAGAAAAAAATGTTCTGTTGATAGATGTGGATCCTCAGGCTAACGCAACTTCCGGCTTGGGTATCGATAGCCGGGGGTTGGAGAAGAGCGTTTACGACGTATTTGTCAATAACGAAGACATTTCGAAAATTGTTATGTCTACCAAAGTGCCCAATTTATCGTTGATACCATCCCACATTAACCTTGTGGGCACAGAAGTGGAATTGGTGCAGGTTATTGCGCGTGAGAAAATCCTCAAAGAACAGATACGCACTATTCAGCAGGATTATGACTACATCATAATAGATTGTCCGCCCTCGCTGGGAATCCTCACCTTGAACTCATTAACCGCAGCAGATAGCGTACTCATTCCCATTCAATGTGAATATTATGCATTAGAAGGATTGAGCAAACTGCTGAATACCATTCGTTTGGTTCAACGGCACCTCAACCGGAAATTGGGAATTTATGGTGTATTGCTTACGATGTATGATCGACGGTTGAATCTTTGCAATCAGGTTGAAAAAGAGGTTCGTGATTATTTCAAAGAGAAGGTGTTTCAAACAGCAATTATGCGAAATGTACGATTGAGCGAAGCACCCAGCTTTGGCTTGCCGATTGTGATGTTTGACGCAACATCCAGCGGTGCGGAAAATTATATGAAATTAGCAGAGGAAGTTTTAGCCAAAGAAAGTGTTATTCAATGA
- the atpB gene encoding F0F1 ATP synthase subunit A yields the protein MSAAFLLSGGESSHAENMTLGDWIMHHLQDSNTVWGIHLPTFPPVDIFGVKVDLSITSNIVMMWLALLVLVVVFKLAYRRKDVVPKGMSGALEAMVLFVRDEIAIPNMGKSLGRSLTPFLCSLFFFILTCNLLGLIPGNSTATGNIALTAALATVSFVMTQFYGIKENGIGGYLKHLAPSGLPLPMYLIIVPIEILGLFTKPFALAMRLFANMVAGHTVIFALLGLIIVLGNVAIAAVSVPLAVAINMLELFVAFLQAFIFVMLTALFIGMSAHPDH from the coding sequence ATGAGTGCGGCTTTCCTCTTGAGTGGCGGCGAAAGCAGTCACGCTGAAAATATGACGCTTGGCGATTGGATTATGCATCACCTGCAGGATAGTAACACTGTTTGGGGGATTCACCTTCCCACATTTCCGCCGGTTGATATTTTTGGTGTTAAGGTTGACCTTTCTATTACATCTAATATAGTAATGATGTGGCTGGCGCTACTGGTTTTAGTTGTTGTATTCAAGCTTGCTTACAGGCGAAAAGATGTTGTGCCAAAAGGTATGTCCGGTGCATTGGAGGCAATGGTGCTTTTTGTGCGTGATGAAATTGCCATTCCGAATATGGGTAAATCACTCGGACGAAGCTTAACTCCCTTTTTATGTAGTCTTTTCTTTTTTATTCTCACCTGCAATCTACTCGGATTAATCCCCGGAAATTCAACAGCCACAGGCAATATCGCGTTAACTGCGGCGCTGGCTACTGTTTCGTTTGTGATGACTCAATTCTATGGAATTAAAGAAAACGGAATTGGTGGTTATTTGAAACACCTCGCTCCAAGTGGTTTGCCTTTACCGATGTATTTGATCATAGTTCCGATCGAAATTTTGGGACTTTTTACAAAACCGTTTGCATTAGCAATGCGACTTTTTGCTAATATGGTAGCGGGTCACACGGTAATTTTTGCGTTGTTGGGATTAATCATCGTTTTGGGCAATGTCGCAATTGCGGCAGTTTCTGTGCCTTTGGCAGTGGCTATTAATATGCTGGAGCTTTTTGTAGCTTTTTTGCAAGCCTTTATTTTCGTTATGCTTACGGCATTGTTTATCGGGATGTCTGCTCACCCCGACCACTAA